taaaaaaaaacttaaaaatctAATAAAGCAATTTTAAAAAAGTAATACAATTTAATTTCTGAGAAAGGAAAAAGGGtacaatttaattatatttttttatgagaAATAAATTAATCTTTAAATTATGTTTATGTTGATAAAATAgtctttttattaaaattattcatTAGTGAAGAAAACTATAAGAGTTTGATCATCACATTTTACTGTCTTAATAATTTAGTATTTAtagtttaatatttatattaatttaatattttaaatttgaattgaCTATTTGAATTATAGTTGACTAatcataaattttaatagaatgaATATTTTATAAACTGATAATGAGCTCTTAAAAAATCCCATCAACAAGAACTTTCCTTCTtggtgttttatatatatatatatatatatatatatatatatatatatatacgtatTGGATgatttatttttcctttgctaTATTTTGATGTTGGCCAATTTGATAATATCAACTATTTTAGTAGTGGTTAGTTATTAGATATTAATTGTTAATAGATAgttatttatatagtgatttaaagaAGAAGTATttagtaaaattttttattaaattaattgttaAACCTACAAATAATAGTATCATATTATtaactaggggtgagcattcggttcaaatagAATCGAAactgaatcgaattaaattatcaaaattaaattactatattttaaaatcgaaccgaatcaaaataaatgaaaaattgaattcaAACGAATCGCTCTTTTGATTCGGTTCAgttcaaaccgatcggttttgaattttacttattttttaatttagacttgattttcaagttatttggtttgattttaaccttagtttgaacctaataacattaattaatgaaattaagcaatttatatgtataaaattacatatagttcataaatttttcataaaaataaattaattcaaaaaaaatattCGGCTCGATTCAGTTCAAatcgatttttttaaaaattaaaccgaaccaaaataatcgaaatttttatatacaaaatcgaactgaattatatcaaaaatcaaaccgaattacTAAATTAAGACGGTTCTGTTTTTCTGTTTAAACTGAATAGTGCTTACCCCTATTATTAACACAGTCAAATTACTCTTTCAATCTCTAAAAATTAAGAAGAGTAATATtttataaatcaatttttcaacttCTAAACATATACAACTAAATAGTATAAATaagataataatattttaattagatGAAAATACTAAATATCAAGCGTTTATGATGGTTTGAATATCAAGCGTTTTTGCTTTTAGAGATCAATAAATCAATTTTTACTTGACAGAAGATTCtgtagttttttttttgtttttttttacttATATACAAACTAGCAAACTTCTGTTCTTTGAACATGATTATTATTAATATTctgttttatatttaaatttttaattatattttacatattttccaatatttatatttataaatatattgtaAAATCATTTTAcacatattaattaaatttcttcTTAAAAAGTTTTAAAGAATAAACTTTAAATTTTTGTAACAGTAATAAAGTGGAActcataaattataaaataaaacaatatttaagaattttattttcataaattgtttttttatatatatttaaatttttatgctagtacaataattaattaattattttatatattcaattcCAATTATTGTATTATTTAGATATACATTAACATATGTaatgaatattattttatttttaattaattgctCCAAATCTTATTTTTATGACCTATTTTATCCATATCAAAATAGTATAttctatatttataaaaaaaagaaaataatgttAATAATGATTATGTGAAATgtaaaaagataataaaataatgattAATGTTCAATTTTCTTTTCCGAAGAAATGGTTAATTTCAAATTAACTTCATATTAATTACAATAAATGATATTCCTTATGCATATAGTAAATCaatttttttctattaacaaATGTAAGAaaacttattaaaaaaaattaaataagatattttttatataatcacATCTGTTTATGAAAAcaattaaagaaaatattttctacaaatatgacaattaatttattaattaagaaaaaaaaatgaaatcagCTAAAATTAGTTAAGGAATTCCTCATtaaaatggatggaaattaatttattaattaacaaaGGAAAGGAAATGAGTTAAGAATTAGTCAAGAAATTATCTATTAAAAAGGgcgaaaaataatttattcattaAGAAAGggaaaatgattaaaaaattgCTGAGTAATTTTCTATAAAATGTGAGtggaaaatttttattaattgttaCACAAAAGATAATATATATgaaatttttaatcaatttaaataataattaatttactattattttgataaattaatttctttttatagCATGTCATATGATtatattagaaaaaaatttacatactctatatatatatatatatatatatatatatatatatatatatatatatatatagatttatATGATTTATAATGAGAATTCAAACGATTCTGAAAgcgattttatattaaaaattatttaacatttttatttacaattatataatatttttaatatttaataaaaatataattatttaatttctataattAGTAAAGGTATGGATGTAATTTGTATgtagtttaattttttattatattttataaaattaaaaaattttaatattcttttagaaaaaataattatatatttataaattttaaaaattttataaagtcCAAGTATGAAAGGTTGTAGGCGAAAAAAGAGGGCAAAGAATATTTGATTGCCATATAAAAAGTTTGTCACATGATGCGATATTTTTCTAAAATGGTGACAGCTGAGCTAATCCATGGAGATTCCAATGAACTTGAGACCAAACCTTGTCTTCATACATGCTGAAAAAATAGAACTTTACCTACCACTCTCATCAATTTGCGTATTCTTTTTCACTTCCCATACGCATGCATATAGACTGGTCCATAATGCAAATTTCGATTCAGAGCAAGAACAATCAGATTAGTGATTTTTGAGTACCCAAAAGAAACTCTGTTTTCAATTCTCATGGCGGATTCTATTCCCTCTAAAATGAAGGCTTGGGTTTATAGTGAATATGGGAAACCTGACAATGTCTTAAGATTTGACTCAGAAGTTGTGGTCCCTGAAGTGAAAGAAGATCAGGTCCTGATCAAGGTTGTGGCTGCTGCACTTAATCCAGTTGATGCTAAGAGAATGGCTGGGTTGATCAAAGCCGCTGACTCACCTCAACCTGTAAGAACTCTTTTCCTTTCCTTCTTTGGTTTGGGGTCCTTAGACTTTTGTGTTATGTTTTTTCAGTCTGATCTGCTGTGTTTGGGTTTTGTAGACTGTTCCAGGGTATGATGTTGCTGGTGTTGTGGTGAAAGTGGGAAACCAGGTCAACAAGTTTAAGATAGGAGATGAAGTGTATGGTAACGTCAACGAGCTCCCTCTGAACCCGAAACAATTTGGGACATTAGCTGAATACACTGCTGTTGAAGAGAAGCTACTGTCTCTTAAGCCCAAGAAACTCAATTTTGCAGAAGCATCTGGCATACCCTTAGCCATTGAGACTGCTTATGAAGGCCTTGAAAAAGCAGGGTTCTCAGCTGGTAAATCTATTCTTGTCTTGGGAGGTGCTGGTGGAGTTGGAACCCTAACAATTCAGGTACACACACAATTACAACGTCCTGTTCTACTTGTgcccttctcttttcttttcttcattgcGGCACTACTTCTATTggcttttataattttcttttttgctTGTGACAGGTAGCAAAGCATGTGTTTGGTGCATCTAGAATAGCTGCAACTGCTAGCACTGGAAAATTAGAGTTGTTGAAAAGCTTGGGAGTGGACTTAGCAATAGATTACGCCAAGGAAAAATATGAACACCTCCCAGAGAAGTTTGATGTAGTGTATGATGCTGTTGgtatgattctaaattccttGCTCCTTTTCAAAAGGGTTTATGACAAAACAATCTAAAGCTTTAAAGCCTTGTTTGGTTCAAATTCTCTACTTGAAGGAAATTACTTCATCTGTAAAAAATTGAGATAAAATGTCAACAAAATAACGATATCTCCAACTAATTTACCTCCAATCAAACAAAACCTTAGTCTAAGGAACACTTAAAattttgttatttatatatatgttttaagaATAAGCCAATTATTGCTTAAACTTGAAAGGATATGTATTAAAACATTCACAAATATGAATTTggttataaatataatatatatatataaaatttataagtgaaattcacatatttatataaatattttaaatttattgtgaATGAATCAAGCAGATATTGACAAGTTTTTCTTATATTATGTCTGTTGAATGATTAGTCATTGcaattaattgaaggactaatgCCAGTGCAAAAAATGGAAAACAGGGGAGTGTGACAGGGCAGTGAAGGCAGTGAAAGATGGTGGGAGCGTAGTGGAAATAGTTGGCCCAACAAATCCTCCTCCTCCGGCATTTTTATTTTTGGAAACTTCAGATGGGGCAGTGTTGGACAAAATCAACCCATACTTGGAGTCTGGAAAGGTGAAGCCAGTTCTTGATCCTAAAGGCCCATTCCCATTTTCACAAGCTAAGGAAGCATTTTCCTACCTTGAAACTACAAGAGCCATTGGAAAGGTGGTCGTGCATCCCATCCCATGAGCAGGACAGAAAGAAAATAAATTGCTCATaagttataaatataataatctcAATATTCAGGGGCGTCCGATAAAGTGTAAtaaatcaaagaataaattgataaTTTCTATTATACTTGATTGAATGTAATTTGCTAAGTTTCCTGTCACATAAGTTACTTTCCTGCACAAAAGAAATAGCACTTTTCGAAAAGTTAGTttgataatataaattaatttaaaatctaaaaaataataataataaaaaataataataaccaaACTAACccaaaacccaaaaaaaaaaaaattcaacttagAAATTGAAACCATAAAACATATATGAAtccgaaaaaaaaaattctatattTTGTTTTCTTCATTGTCTTCCTCTCCAAATTAAATTCACAACCAAAAACTAAAAAACAAAAAATATTCATGTATGTTGTATGAAATATTCTATTACTTATATAATAAAGATTtttgataaatttattttattattttatttaatgttcttattatatttttataaaaaaaagaaaaaaaaattttgaaaagccACCCTAAATGTTTGAGACATTTCAAAAcatataataataacaataataataataataataataataataataataataataataataataataataataataataataaatttcaaataTCTCAACTAATcccaaatataataataaaataaatttatttaaaatctttattatataattaataaaataacactaagcctaaaaatgtcttttattaaattaaaatgcaataataataataataataataataataataataataataataataataataataataataataataataaattatttcgaTTCATTCCTCCCAATTaccaataaatagtattacattaATGTACCCAAATTCAgtagtaaaaaattttaaatttaaaacttttaaagcaaatctcaaaatgtgttaaaaatattaaaatacttaagttaataaattttcttaaatttctaaAATATTACATTATGTGATTAGTGTAAATATACTGTTATTagtataaatatttgaaatttactaaatttttattagaaaAGGTGAAATTATGAGAGATGTGAGGAaagagaaatattttttttttttcaattttttgtaaCCTATAAATCTATAATTACAGGTAGCAGAAATTTTATGTTTACTTAAACTGAAGTTGAGTGATTGTGAGTAAAATTTAGcccaaattaatataaaaatttacatatttaattacAATAACTTTAATGGTACGCATTTGaaattaaatgattaaaaaaaaagtgaCTTGATTAGAATAACCTATGAAGTTTAGTGCCAGTGAATAATCCTATGTTTAAGTGAAGGTTGCTTTGAAGGCATTCTAGAGAATAACAAAAGGCAGAGGAAAGCATGTCAATTTTTAACATATTCCATGAACAATAAGATAGTATCTTGTCCCTTAATTTTGACAATTGTTTCATCACAATTTCTTAACTTCAATTTATGTCTTGAAATTACTTAAATTTCTACTTaataccatccaaaattccaatgACAACATTTTGTTGAGTACTTCGATCAGAAGCTAATCTGGACGTGCATAAGTGGATTacacacaataaaaaaaaataatttaggaTTTGATTTGTTTAAAGATAAAggaaaaaattgataaaataaaagagTCAACAGTGATCTTTTAACCATAATTAGAGAGACTATTCTCTTCATGTGATAGAGAGAGAAATATTCTTTATCGTGTCTAATCCATGTAGGCattttagattaattttttaTTGGAGTGCCCAACAAAATCTGGCAAGATAGACTTtgatgatattaaattaaacgaatacaaattaaagttaagagAGATATACGGTGATGAAGTAATCTCATATTTGAGAAATTGTAGATGAAATTAAGCTTATATCTTCTGTGGGCTATAGAGGTAATAATTTCTTGAAATGACAGTATTACAGAAGTTTTTTTGGCTCATCCAAAGTAATAAATGATTAGTTACTACTGGAAAATAATATctgaatataatattttaattatatatatttatatatatttttttcttgtaaaaatattatgttgtatttattttattattcttaTTAATAAATTACCAAATTTTCTAAAAAAACAACGTCCCACTGCTCTCAATACAaaattactttattcctttatttaatttaaaatataattaaaaatgtaaTGTTTATTCTTAATTAACACAGATTTCAAAAATTCATTAAACCTTCATTTTCCTGTTATGAAATTGTAAGATTAATTAATCATATTTTAATGATTTTCTTTCGGTTGATAAAAAGAATAAGTAATAAAACATTCATAAGATTAATTCAAGGATCTTCATTCATGATCTGCATGTCCTCCAATTACTATCCATTATTTTGTTAATTGTTGGTAACCTCCTCTACAGCAGTAACCTCTATCATGAACTTTCCATCATTTAATTAATTTCCTCttaataaatatgtaataatctctcaaaaataattaataatacttatTTCATGCCTCATAATtagattaatatatttaaattaattaaataaattttacaaaaaattaatttaattaatcataactttaaaaaaaattaaagatctgatttaattatttttattgcaaACAAAAACATAAACATGTTTAAATTATCATTGTAATTTGgactttataaaaaaaatatttaatttaattctaataaTTTAGTATCATAATatggattattataatgtttgtggtgaataaattgaatttttttttgagaCGGATGATGCGGCCGTCATTAATTCTAAAGCTGACAAATGTCGTCGCTAATTCATCGATATTTTGCAAAGAGCATCAAATGAATTTCCCTCCTTGAAGGTGGAGCTGATCAATGTTTATCGTTAACCCTATGAAACCCT
The Hevea brasiliensis isolate MT/VB/25A 57/8 chromosome 18, ASM3005281v1, whole genome shotgun sequence genome window above contains:
- the LOC110657526 gene encoding 2-methylene-furan-3-one reductase → MADSIPSKMKAWVYSEYGKPDNVLRFDSEVVVPEVKEDQVLIKVVAAALNPVDAKRMAGLIKAADSPQPTVPGYDVAGVVVKVGNQVNKFKIGDEVYGNVNELPLNPKQFGTLAEYTAVEEKLLSLKPKKLNFAEASGIPLAIETAYEGLEKAGFSAGKSILVLGGAGGVGTLTIQVAKHVFGASRIAATASTGKLELLKSLGVDLAIDYAKEKYEHLPEKFDVVYDAVGECDRAVKAVKDGGSVVEIVGPTNPPPPAFLFLETSDGAVLDKINPYLESGKVKPVLDPKGPFPFSQAKEAFSYLETTRAIGKVVVHPIP